A window of Esox lucius isolate fEsoLuc1 chromosome 18, fEsoLuc1.pri, whole genome shotgun sequence contains these coding sequences:
- the chgb gene encoding secretogranin-1: MKPIFVLALVMSFFAENRSLPVGKERQREDVVTRCLVEVLSKALTKPDLHPLDQECKDILKAGAQNAAPVEKKSGEEVLIRNEEGKGHKPEVPEADVKDIEALLKSVDQKKETPENEERSQESWDFNDERDKRIWKPSHRYHHKKLKHKRDEVSEEVRENPDEERSQESWRLGDEKEKRYRPTYRYSPGKQHKRDEEGLEEEREEPEEERSQESWSLGNEREKRYRPTYRYSPGKQHKRDEEGLEEEREEPEEERSQESWSLGNEREKRYRPTYRYSPGKNHKRDEGLEDEREDPEAERSQESWSLGNEREKRYRPTYRYSPGKHHKRDEGLEDEREEPEEERSQESWSLGNERDKRYRPTYRYSPGKHHKRDEEGMEEEKEPEEERSQESWSLGNEREKRYRPTYRYSSGKHHKRDEGLKEEREEPEEERSQESWSLGNERDKRYRPTYRYSPGKQHKRDEEGMEEEKEPEEERSQESWSTGDVKQKRYRPTYRYSPGKPHKRDEEGLEEEREEPEEERSQESWSLGNEREKRYRPTYRYSPGKHNKRDEGGLEEEKEQEEERSQESWGTGDEKQKRYRPTYRYSSGKNYKRDEEDEERSQESWDLNDDQAKSKEEGGDREKRIWKPNHRYHHKKQHKRSGDSSEDEEEQRSDSEEHEKRHRDAEEERERQEALRYLAEKRSEVESRVLGEGDEKRSPWVYRGYYHPAWWKRSSEPETPSQKIEELAKLLMRHQLISQSEPVEERKRSVPLTPEEEKKLQNLAAMDMELQKISEKVHENRNE; the protein is encoded by the exons ATGAAACCCATCTTTGTTTTGGCTTTGGTTATGTCTTTTTTTGCAG AAAATCGATCTCTTCCTGTTGGAAAAGAGCGACAGAGAGAAGATGTG GTAACACGGTGCTTGGTCGAGGTCCTGTCCAAGGCACTTACCAAACCTGATTTACACCCTCTGGATCAGGAGTGCAAAGATATTCTCAAAGCAG GTGCCCAAAATGCTGCCCCTGTGGAGAAGAAGAGTGGTGAGGAGGTGCTGATCCGTAATGAGGAGGGCAAAGGTCACAAACCTGAGGTTCCAGAGGCCGATGTGAAAGACATAGAAGCACTCCTGAAGTCTGTAGATCAGAAGAAAGAGACACCGGAGAATGAAGAGCGCAGCCAAGAGTCATGGGACTTTAATGATGAGAGGGACAAAAGAATTTGGAAACCAAGCCACAGGTATCATCATAAGAAACTCAAACATAAACGTGATGAGGTTTCTGAGGAAGTGAGAGAAAATCCAGATGAGGAACGCAGTCAGGAATCATGGAGACTGGGGGACGAAAAGGAAAAAAGATATAGGCCAACATATCGATACAGCCCAGGAAAACAACACAAACGAGATGAAGAGGgtttggaggaagagagagaagaaccAGAAGAGGAACGCAGTCAAGAGTCCTGGAGCCTGGGAAATGAAAGGGAGAAAAGATATAGGCCAACATATCGATACAGCCCAGGAAAACAACACAAACGAGATGAAGAGGgtttggaggaagagagagaagaaccAGAAGAGGAACGCAGTCAAGAGTCCTGGAGCCTgggaaatgaaagagagaaaagatatAGGCCAACATATCGATACAGCCCAGGTAAAAACCACAAACGAGATGAAGGTttggaggatgagagagaagatCCAGAAGCGGAACGCAGTCAAGAGTCCTGGAGCCTGGGcaatgagagggagaaaagatATAGGCCAACATATCGATACAGCCCAGGTAAACACCACAAACGAGATGAAGGTttggaggatgagagagaagaaCCAGAAGAGGAACGCAGTCAAGAGTCCTGGAGCCTGGGAAATGAAAGGGACAAAAGATATAGGCCAACATATCGATACAGCCCAGGTAAACACCACAAACGAGATGAGGAGGGaatggaggaagagaaagaaccAGAAGAGGAACGCAGCCAAGAGTCCTGGAGCCTgggaaatgaaagagagaaaagatatAGGCCAACATATcgatacagctcaggaaaacaCCACAAACGAGATGAAGGtttgaaggaagagagagaagaaccAGAAGAGGAACGCAGTCAAGAGTCCTGGAGCCTGGGAAATGAAAGGGACAAAAGATATAGGCCAACATATCGATACAGCCCAGGTAAACAACACAAACGAGATGAGGAGGGaatggaggaagagaaagaaccAGAAGAAGAACGCAGCCAAGAGTCATGGAGCACAGGTGATGTTAAGCAGAAAAGGTATAGGCCAACATATCGCTACAGCCCTGGAAAACCCCACAAACGAGATGAAGAGGGTTTGGAGGAAGAGCGAGAAGAACCAGAAGAGGAACGTAGCCAAGAGTCCTGGAGCCTGGGCAATGAAAGGGAGAAAAGATATAGGCCAACATATCGGTACAGTCCAGGAAAACACAACAAACGAGATGAAGGAGGtttagaggaagagaaagaacaagaaGAAGAACGCAGTCAAGAGTCATGGGGCACAGGCGATGAGAAGCAAAAGAGATATAGACCTACCTATCGGTACAGCTCAGGCAAAAACTACAAACGAGATGAAGAAGATGAAGAACGCAGTCAAGAATCCTGGGATCTAAATGATGATCAGGCAAAAAGcaaggaggaagggggagacagagagaagaggatcTGGAAACCAAACCACAGGTACCATCACAAAAAGCAACACAAACGCAGTGGGGATTCCTCAGAAGACGAAGAGGAACAAAGGAGCGATTCAGAAGAACATGAGAAGAGGCACAGAGATGCTGAAGAAGAGCGAGAGAGGCAAGAGGCACTGAG GTACTTGGCGGAGAAGAGGAGTGAGGTGGAGAGTCGTGTCTTGGGAGAAGGGGACGAGAAGCGTTCTCCATGGGTGTACAGAGGGTACTACCATCCGGCCTGGTGGAAGAGAAGCTCAGAGCCAGAGACACCATCACAGAAG ATAGAGGAACTGGCAAAATTGCTGATGAGGCACCAGCtgatcagccaatcagagccagtggaggagaggaagagaagtgtACCCCTAACACCAGAGGAG gagaAGAAGCTGCAGAACCTAGCAGCTATGGACATGGAACTCCAGAAGATCTCTGAGAAAGTGCATGAAAACAGGAACGAATAG
- the trmt6 gene encoding tRNA (adenine(58)-N(1))-methyltransferase non-catalytic subunit TRM6 → MADNEDDDSQQRVNEGDYVVLKRGDIYKAVQIQKKKKTVFEKQWFFLDNAVGELYGTTFEVVSGGTLQPRKPKHVEHAADAKEAGTDNRHILDDGKSQKLTRDDIETLKEQGLKGQEIVQQLIENSTTFRDKTEFAQEKYIKKKKKKYENSVMVLRPSCRILAMMYHGREPGKICHLRYDTLAQMLTLGNIHAGSKVLVFETCAGLVLGAVMERMGGYGSVVQMYPGGGPVRAGVESFGFPPHFNETLHEFPIQHVNALLAGTLDTDAKDIDADGLQANGEKSDPTSPKKAENKKESPDAEDQNMETNSSENSAAEKEAQEREKRREIRGQEKKVRMEEKRKKLAAAAVLLQGRNADGLVIASRFHPCPVLLGLIKFLAPSRPFVVYSQYKEPLIECYTKLREQGGAVSLRLTDSWIRHYQVLPNRTHPVLLMSGGGGYLLSGTTVTTDTPKVNTEPTSVEEPAAKRVKLEEETE, encoded by the exons ATGGCGGACAATGAAGATGATGACTCTCAGCAAAGGGTGAATGAGGGCGACTACGTTGTACTAAAACGGGGAGACATCTACAAAGCTGTACAGATACAAAAGAAAAA GAAAACGGTCTTTGAGAAGCAGTGGTTCTTCCTGGACAATGCAGTAGGGGAGTTGTATGGGACCACCTTTGAAGTTGTAAGTGGCGGAACACTCCAGCCACGAAAACCTAAACACGTTGAGCATGCTGCAG ATGCCAAGGAAGCAGGTACAGACAATAGACACATTCTGGATGATGGGAAATCCCAGAAACTCACCAGAGATGACATTGAGACCCTCAAAGAGCAAGGCCTGAAAGGACAG GAAATAGTCCAGCAGCTCATAGAGAATAGTACAACGTTCAGGGACAAGACTGAGTTTGCACAGGAgaaatacattaagaaaaagaagaaaaa GTATGAGAACAGTGTGATGGTTCTAAGGCCCTCCTGCCGTATCCTGGCTATGATGTACCATGGCAGAGAACCAGGAAAGATATG CCACCTGCGGTATGACACCCTGGCCCAGATGTTGACCCTAGGGAACATCCATGCGGGCAGTAAGGTGCTGGTGTTTGAGACCTGCGCAGGACTGGTACTGGGGGCTGTGATGGAGAGGATGGGAG GCTACGGGTCCGTTGTGCAGATGTACCCGGGTGGAGGTCCTGTGAGAGCAGGGGTGGAGAGCTTTGGGTTTCCCCCTCACTTCAACGAAACGCTCCACGAGTTCCCCATCCAACATGTCAACGCGCTGCTGGCTGGGACTCTGGACACGGACGCCAAAGACATAGACGcag ATGGCCTACAAGCCAATGGGGAGAAGTCAGACCCGACTTCCCCGAAGAAGGCAGAAAACAAGAAGGAGAGCCCGGATGCTGAGGACCAAAACATGGAGACGAATTCCAGTGAAAACTCAGCCGCGGAGAAGGAGGcgcaagagagggagaaacgCAGGGAGATCCGA GGCCAGGAGAAGAAGGTGAggatggaggagaagaggaagaaactAGCGGCGGCTGCGGTGTTGCTACAGGGGAGGAATGCTGATGG GTTGGTGATTGCCAGTCGGTTCCACCCCTGTCCAGTTCTACTGGGCCTCATTAAGTTCCTAGCCCCTTCCAGACCCTTTGTGGTATACTCTCAGTATAAAGAG CCTTTGATAGAGTGCTATACAAAGCTCAGGGAACAAGGCGGTGCCGTCAGCCTGCGGCTCACCGATTCCTGGATTCGACATTATCAG GTTTTACCTAACCGGACACACCCCGTGCTGCTAATGAGTGGAGGAGGGGGCTACCTCCTCTCCGGGACCACAGTCACTACGGACACACCGAAGGTGAATACGGAACCAACGAGTGTGGAGGAGCCTGCCGCAAAACGAGTGAAGCTAGAAGAGGAAACCGAATGA